The Limnochorda sp. LNt genome includes a region encoding these proteins:
- a CDS encoding ABC transporter substrate-binding protein codes for MRWRLTALLLLAMAVAGLPAVAATYETAIFEEPTTLNVFAGLGPQATVWNSYVTYGVYYSTLYGNAAPTFAWVPQLARDVPTPFQEVTENGQTLYTSDVEIRGGIRWADGSLLTADDVVFTYQTLLAFDANKLGGNWPSYANPDVLARVEKLNDYAVRFYLKKQPGLADWQYGILQAPIVQKKTWEPVVQRALASEDPVRTLQAAEVTPDAIGAFKYGRWERGAFFENVANPLSSFKGEVTEFYPNGAVRITNSRTNFTWATTDPAPEGQPDLRVEEGPYVDNVVYRIYQNQNAAILALLRGEVSYIFNSLGLQRGFEQQLRTNPNVEIIRNNTNGFRYLTFNMRREPFNIPEFRQAVATLIDREFVTRDILQGVAFPLATVVPPGNEYWHNPEVTVWGQGMTRGQRIQAAVELLKKAGFSWRREPVVRDAAADDYTPGEGLIMPNGQPVQPFEMLAPAPGYDPLRATFALWIERWAQEIGIPLRARLTDFNTISTRAYDEQDFDMFMLGWSLGIYPDHIYYFFHSSQAGLGGFNAGGYNNPEFDRVAEALLDAQTLEEARELAFEAQEYLARDVPYVVLFDTPVMEAYRRDQIQYPYTEVLGGLQYIYGLPSTVKAMR; via the coding sequence ATGCGGTGGCGATTGACCGCGTTGTTGCTCCTGGCAATGGCGGTCGCGGGGCTGCCGGCGGTGGCTGCGACATACGAGACGGCCATCTTCGAGGAGCCCACCACGCTCAACGTCTTCGCGGGTCTCGGCCCTCAGGCCACGGTCTGGAACTCGTACGTCACCTACGGCGTCTACTACTCGACCCTCTACGGCAACGCCGCTCCCACCTTCGCGTGGGTGCCGCAGCTGGCACGTGACGTGCCGACCCCCTTCCAGGAAGTGACCGAGAACGGCCAGACGCTGTACACGTCGGACGTGGAGATCCGGGGCGGCATCCGCTGGGCGGACGGCTCGTTGCTGACCGCCGACGACGTGGTCTTCACCTACCAGACGCTGCTGGCCTTCGACGCCAACAAGCTCGGCGGCAACTGGCCCTCCTATGCCAACCCGGACGTGCTGGCCCGGGTGGAGAAGCTCAACGACTACGCGGTGCGCTTCTACCTCAAGAAGCAGCCGGGTCTCGCGGACTGGCAGTACGGCATTCTGCAGGCCCCCATCGTGCAGAAGAAGACCTGGGAGCCCGTCGTGCAGCGGGCACTGGCCAGCGAGGACCCGGTCCGGACGCTGCAGGCCGCGGAGGTGACGCCGGATGCCATCGGCGCCTTCAAGTACGGCCGGTGGGAGCGGGGCGCCTTCTTCGAGAACGTGGCCAACCCTCTGAGCTCCTTCAAGGGTGAGGTCACCGAGTTCTACCCCAACGGGGCCGTGCGGATCACCAACTCGCGCACCAACTTCACGTGGGCGACGACGGACCCGGCGCCCGAGGGCCAGCCCGACCTTCGGGTCGAAGAGGGGCCTTACGTCGACAACGTCGTCTACCGCATCTATCAGAACCAGAACGCGGCCATCCTGGCACTGCTGCGAGGCGAGGTCTCCTACATCTTCAACTCGCTGGGGCTTCAGCGGGGCTTCGAGCAGCAGCTGCGGACCAACCCCAACGTCGAGATCATCCGCAACAATACCAACGGCTTCCGGTACCTCACCTTCAACATGCGTCGCGAGCCGTTCAACATCCCGGAGTTCCGCCAGGCGGTGGCGACGCTCATCGACCGAGAGTTCGTCACGCGCGACATCCTGCAGGGCGTGGCCTTCCCGCTGGCGACCGTCGTGCCGCCGGGCAACGAGTACTGGCACAACCCGGAGGTGACCGTCTGGGGTCAGGGGATGACCCGGGGCCAGCGGATCCAGGCTGCCGTGGAGCTGCTCAAGAAGGCCGGCTTCTCCTGGCGGCGGGAGCCTGTCGTGCGCGACGCGGCCGCGGATGACTACACGCCTGGCGAGGGCCTGATCATGCCCAACGGCCAGCCGGTGCAGCCCTTCGAGATGCTGGCGCCGGCCCCAGGCTACGACCCGTTGCGCGCGACCTTCGCGCTGTGGATCGAGCGCTGGGCACAAGAGATCGGTATCCCGCTGCGGGCCCGCCTGACCGACTTCAACACCATCTCCACCCGGGCCTATGACGAGCAGGACTTCGACATGTTCATGCTCGGCTGGAGCTTGGGCATCTACCCGGACCACATCTACTACTTCTTCCACTCCAGCCAGGCAGGCCTGGGCGGCTTCAACGCCGGCGGCTACAACAACCCCGAGTTCGACCGGGTGGCCGAGGCCCTGCTGGATGCTCAGACGCTGGAGGAGGCCCGCGAGCTGGCCTTCGAGGCCCAGGAGTACCTGGCGCGGGATGTGCCGTACGTCGTGCTGTTCGACACGCCCGTGATGGAGGCGTACCGCCGCGACCAGATCCAGTATCCGTACACCGAGGTACTGGGCGGCCTGCAGTACATCTACGGGCTGCCCTCGACGGTGAAGGCGATGAGATAG
- a CDS encoding ABC transporter ATP-binding protein — translation MSALTGTAPTAQAVETLVEVEDLRKLYPVRSGWLRRARLFVHAVDGVSFQIREREVFGLVGESGCGKTTTGRLLLRATLPTSGRVVMDGVDVARLQGPELVAFRRHAQMIFQDPYESLNPRMTIFDILSEPLAVHGIGNLAERERRVAEMLERVGLTPPSAFEFRFPHELSGGQRQRVSIARALILQPRFVVADEPTSMLDVSIRSGIMKLLLDLKEQLGMTYLYITHDLAVARYLCDRVAVMYLGKIVELGPAEEVIRHPIHPYTKALVAANPVPDPEAPKAPIEIRGGVSKPVNPPARCRFYERCPIATERCRQQDHPPLEEKAPGHWTACYEV, via the coding sequence ATGAGCGCGTTGACCGGGACGGCGCCGACAGCGCAGGCGGTCGAGACGCTGGTCGAGGTCGAGGATCTGCGCAAGCTCTATCCGGTGCGATCGGGCTGGCTGCGGCGCGCGCGGCTCTTCGTGCACGCCGTCGACGGCGTCAGCTTCCAGATCCGGGAGCGCGAGGTCTTCGGGCTGGTCGGCGAGTCCGGCTGCGGCAAGACCACCACGGGCCGGCTGCTGCTGCGGGCCACGCTGCCGACCTCGGGACGCGTGGTGATGGACGGTGTCGACGTCGCACGGCTCCAAGGCCCCGAGCTGGTCGCCTTTCGGCGGCATGCCCAGATGATCTTCCAGGACCCCTACGAGTCGCTCAACCCGCGCATGACCATCTTCGACATCCTCTCGGAGCCGTTGGCGGTCCACGGCATCGGCAACCTGGCCGAGCGGGAGCGCCGGGTGGCGGAGATGCTGGAGCGGGTGGGACTGACGCCGCCATCGGCCTTCGAGTTCCGGTTTCCTCACGAGCTGTCGGGGGGGCAGCGCCAGCGGGTCTCCATCGCCCGGGCTCTGATCCTGCAGCCCCGCTTCGTGGTGGCCGACGAGCCTACCTCCATGCTGGACGTCTCCATCCGGTCGGGCATCATGAAGCTGCTCCTCGACCTCAAGGAGCAGCTGGGCATGACCTACCTCTACATCACCCACGATCTCGCGGTGGCCCGGTACCTGTGCGACCGCGTCGCGGTCATGTATCTGGGCAAGATCGTGGAGCTGGGCCCGGCCGAGGAGGTGATCCGGCATCCCATCCACCCCTACACCAAGGCCCTGGTGGCCGCCAACCCGGTGCCGGATCCCGAGGCGCCCAAGGCACCCATCGAGATCAGGGGCGGGGTGAGCAAGCCGGTCAATCCGCCGGCTCGTTGCCGGTTCTACGAGCGGTGCCCCATCGCGACGGAGCGGTGCAGGCAGCAGGACCACCCGCCTCTGGAGGAGAAGGCCCCGGGTCACTGGACGGCCTGCTACGAGGTTTAG
- a CDS encoding ABC transporter permease, which produces MLRFIGIRLVQAVVTLLVYMTVTYFILQAMPGDVTVLFTQNPRITAEVRQELARRLGLDQPWYLQYLNYLKNVFTGNLGVSFTQYPRPVWDIIVERLPRTVVLFFTANVVSFYIGFLLGRFVAWRRGSRFDYATTAVGVTFWTAFYPLLGLIMMWLFAYSLGWLPLNQFISPSVWRDAPLSSNDVFTLMLANLGLFVLLLLAGHGLALPRIGTVSGRILTAAGLWGGGALASVAWWWQSGLARYALDIVWHMVLPVATLSLVSFGGTMLLMRDSMLETIREDYVMAARARGLPERTVRDRYAARTAILPVITSFALNIGFVVSGGIVTETVFSWPGIGLTLLEAARLYDYPLATGAFAFTGIFVVLAHIVADVLHALMDPRLRIVGGEVTAAE; this is translated from the coding sequence TTGCTCAGGTTCATCGGGATCCGGCTGGTGCAGGCCGTCGTCACCTTGCTGGTCTACATGACGGTCACCTACTTCATCCTCCAGGCCATGCCGGGCGACGTGACGGTCCTCTTCACCCAAAACCCCAGGATCACCGCCGAGGTGCGCCAGGAGCTGGCGAGGCGGCTGGGGCTGGACCAGCCCTGGTATTTGCAGTATCTCAACTACCTCAAGAACGTCTTCACCGGTAACCTGGGCGTCTCGTTCACGCAGTACCCGCGGCCCGTGTGGGACATCATCGTGGAGCGACTGCCTCGTACGGTCGTGCTCTTCTTCACGGCCAACGTGGTCTCGTTCTACATCGGCTTCCTGCTGGGGCGCTTCGTGGCGTGGCGCCGCGGCAGCCGCTTCGACTACGCCACGACGGCGGTGGGCGTCACCTTCTGGACCGCCTTCTATCCGCTGCTGGGCCTCATCATGATGTGGTTGTTCGCCTACTCGTTGGGGTGGCTGCCGCTCAATCAGTTCATCTCGCCCTCGGTCTGGCGTGACGCGCCCCTCTCCAGCAACGACGTCTTCACCCTGATGCTCGCCAACCTGGGTTTGTTCGTGCTGCTGTTGCTGGCCGGCCACGGTCTGGCGCTGCCCCGGATCGGCACGGTGAGCGGGCGGATCCTGACGGCGGCGGGGCTGTGGGGCGGGGGCGCGCTGGCCTCCGTGGCCTGGTGGTGGCAGTCGGGCCTGGCCCGCTACGCCCTCGACATCGTCTGGCACATGGTGCTGCCCGTGGCGACGCTGTCGCTCGTCAGCTTCGGCGGCACGATGCTGTTGATGCGCGACTCGATGCTGGAGACCATCCGCGAGGACTACGTCATGGCGGCCCGAGCCCGGGGGCTGCCGGAGCGGACCGTCCGGGACCGCTACGCGGCCCGCACGGCCATCCTGCCGGTCATCACCAGCTTTGCCCTCAACATCGGCTTCGTCGTCAGCGGTGGCATCGTGACGGAGACCGTCTTCTCGTGGCCGGGCATCGGCCTGACGCTACTCGAAGCGGCACGTCTTTACGACTACCCGCTGGCGACCGGCGCCTTCGCCTTCACCGGCATATTCGTGGTCTTGGCACACATCGTGGCCGACGTCTTGCACGCCCTGATGGACCCGCGCCTGCGCATCGTGGGCGGCGAGGTCACGGCCGCAGAGTAA
- a CDS encoding ABC transporter permease, with protein sequence MARAAIPAGPGAVPVNLWQIRWRLWRRGFLENFQVFWASRIGPLGLGIIIFFALFALAHPILMATVWPASVYDPVVGYDPMILHPSPPTRGHLLGTDPYGRDILSQLMYSTRWEFVLGVISAAISVVIGTTVGTVAAYFGGWVDTLFMRLADLLLLFPFIAFLLVLGALFEIDLFDLAIIIGLLSGFGGITIIIRAQALSVAVRPYVEAARLAGGSPWWVIRKHIIPNVMPLSFLYMMFNVTSAILSEATLSFFGLLNVRSSWGLMINTAESAGYLLMFDQYWWLWLPAGLAITLLCAAFYLVGRGLDEVVNPRLRKR encoded by the coding sequence ATGGCACGCGCAGCGATTCCCGCAGGACCGGGCGCCGTCCCCGTCAACCTCTGGCAGATCCGGTGGAGGCTGTGGCGGCGCGGCTTCCTCGAGAACTTCCAGGTCTTCTGGGCGAGCCGCATCGGGCCGCTGGGCCTGGGGATCATCATCTTCTTCGCGCTCTTCGCCCTGGCCCATCCCATCTTGATGGCGACGGTCTGGCCGGCCTCCGTCTACGATCCGGTGGTGGGCTACGATCCGATGATCCTGCACCCGTCGCCACCGACGCGGGGCCATCTGCTGGGCACCGACCCGTACGGGCGCGACATCCTGAGCCAGCTGATGTACAGCACGCGGTGGGAGTTCGTGCTGGGCGTGATCTCGGCGGCCATCAGCGTGGTCATCGGCACCACGGTGGGCACGGTGGCCGCCTACTTCGGGGGATGGGTCGACACCCTGTTCATGCGGCTGGCGGACCTGTTGCTGCTCTTCCCCTTCATCGCGTTCTTGCTCGTGCTGGGCGCGCTCTTCGAGATCGACCTGTTCGACCTGGCCATCATCATCGGCCTCCTGTCGGGCTTCGGCGGCATCACCATCATCATCCGCGCCCAGGCGCTCTCGGTCGCGGTGCGCCCCTACGTGGAGGCAGCGCGCCTGGCCGGGGGGAGCCCCTGGTGGGTCATCCGCAAGCACATCATCCCCAACGTGATGCCGCTCTCCTTCCTCTACATGATGTTCAACGTCACCAGCGCCATCCTGTCGGAGGCCACGCTCTCCTTCTTCGGGCTGCTCAACGTGCGCAGCAGCTGGGGGCTGATGATCAACACCGCGGAGAGCGCCGGCTACCTGTTGATGTTCGACCAGTACTGGTGGTTGTGGCTGCCGGCCGGGCTCGCCATCACGCTGTTGTGCGCGGCGTTCTACCTGGTGGGCCGAGGGCTCGACGAGGTCGTCAACCCGCGGCTGCGGAAGAGGTGA
- a CDS encoding ABC transporter ATP-binding protein, translating to MPAVDGVTFSLRRGGTLGILGESGCGKSVTSLSIMRLVPQPPGRIVGGEVIFEGEDLLRKKESEMRRIRGKEIAMIFQEPMTSLNPVFTVGNQIMEAIMLHQRVSKAEARRQAIEMLRLVGIPSPERRVDDYPHQMSGGMRQRVMIAMALSCNPKLLIADEPTTALDVTIQAQILDLMRDLQRRLGTAVMLITHNMGVIAELVEHVVVMYAGKIVESADVRSIFAMPRHPYTVGLLESVPKLHETRQRLKAIEGVVPSPYNMPKGCRFHPRCELAREICKQLEPPMMQVGPTQRVACWQYTNFEPVEMPAPGEAVPLWKAAAPGAGTAGGPATATRGGQGV from the coding sequence ATGCCCGCCGTCGACGGGGTCACCTTCTCCCTGAGACGGGGCGGCACGCTCGGCATCCTCGGCGAGTCGGGGTGCGGCAAGAGCGTGACGTCGCTCTCCATCATGCGCCTGGTCCCGCAGCCGCCGGGCCGGATCGTGGGGGGCGAGGTGATCTTCGAGGGGGAGGACCTGCTTCGCAAGAAGGAGTCGGAGATGCGCCGCATCCGCGGCAAGGAGATCGCCATGATCTTCCAGGAGCCGATGACCTCCCTCAACCCCGTCTTCACCGTGGGCAACCAGATCATGGAGGCCATCATGCTCCACCAGCGGGTCTCCAAGGCGGAGGCCCGTCGACAGGCCATCGAGATGCTGCGTCTGGTGGGCATCCCGTCGCCCGAGCGGCGGGTCGACGACTACCCCCACCAGATGAGCGGCGGCATGCGCCAGCGGGTCATGATCGCCATGGCGCTCTCCTGCAATCCCAAGCTCCTCATCGCCGACGAGCCGACCACAGCGCTGGACGTCACCATCCAGGCCCAGATCCTGGACCTGATGCGGGATCTCCAGCGACGGCTGGGGACCGCGGTCATGCTCATCACCCACAACATGGGGGTCATCGCCGAGCTGGTCGAGCACGTGGTGGTGATGTACGCCGGCAAGATCGTGGAGTCGGCCGACGTCCGCTCCATCTTCGCCATGCCGCGCCATCCCTACACCGTCGGCCTGCTCGAGTCGGTGCCCAAGCTCCACGAGACCCGTCAACGGCTCAAGGCCATCGAGGGCGTCGTCCCGAGTCCCTACAACATGCCCAAGGGATGCCGCTTCCATCCCCGCTGCGAGCTGGCGCGGGAGATCTGCAAGCAGCTGGAGCCTCCCATGATGCAGGTGGGGCCCACTCAGCGGGTGGCCTGCTGGCAGTACACCAACTTCGAGCCGGTGGAGATGCCCGCACCGGGCGAGGCGGTGCCGCTGTGGAAGGCGGCCGCGCCGGGGGCCGGTACGGCGGGCGGGCCGGCCACTGCGACGCGCGGGGGGCAAGGAGTGTGA
- a CDS encoding IS1634 family transposase has product MRRVSSAMHIETIRRRQGDKVYTYHLLRQTYREGGKVKHRTLANLSHLPEAVLELVRRALRGEPVAPVPQTVKIRQSRQHGAVAAVVGTIRQLGLDQVLYSRSADWVRVALAVVVMRILRPSSKLGGTLWWTTTTLPQLLRLPHNGEDVNDVYRAMDELLARQAAIEAKLARRHLTPNAMVLYDLTSVYLEGKTCPLARFGYNRDKKRGKKQFCVGLLTNDEGCPVAVEVFPGDVGDPETLRAQIARVRARFGIEYVVFVGDRGMIVKARLSDLEAVGFGWITALRAPEIQKLRDEGFFQPGLFDRRDLAEIADPERPGERLVVCYNPLVAEERRQKREALLSATERELAKIEARVRRRRRKPMTADEIGVAVGKVLGRWKVGKHFQLEIRDGHFAFRRKEASIAREAELDGFYVLRTNVPADRMEPAKVQATYKSLRALEQNFRTMKSALDLRPVYHRLEDRVRAHAFLCMLALYVRWHMERALEPLLAEDPRQSFEGLMMQLETLQRHTVEVAGQEIQMLGEPEPLHQRIFQLLGVPLA; this is encoded by the coding sequence ATGAGACGCGTATCCAGTGCCATGCACATCGAGACCATCCGCCGCCGGCAGGGCGACAAGGTCTACACCTACCACCTGCTGCGCCAGACCTACCGGGAAGGCGGCAAGGTGAAGCATCGGACCCTCGCCAACCTCTCCCACCTGCCGGAAGCCGTCCTGGAGCTGGTCCGGCGAGCCCTGCGGGGCGAGCCGGTGGCGCCGGTGCCGCAGACGGTGAAGATCCGCCAGTCCCGCCAGCACGGGGCCGTCGCCGCCGTCGTGGGCACCATCCGCCAGCTGGGCCTCGACCAGGTGCTCTACTCTCGCTCGGCCGACTGGGTGCGCGTGGCCCTGGCCGTCGTCGTCATGCGCATCCTGCGGCCCTCCTCCAAGCTGGGCGGGACCCTGTGGTGGACGACCACCACGTTGCCGCAGCTTCTGCGGTTGCCCCACAACGGCGAGGACGTCAACGACGTCTACCGGGCCATGGACGAGTTGCTGGCCCGCCAGGCGGCCATCGAGGCCAAGCTGGCGCGCCGGCACCTGACGCCCAACGCCATGGTGCTCTACGACTTGACCAGCGTGTACCTGGAGGGCAAGACCTGCCCGTTGGCCCGCTTCGGGTACAACCGGGACAAGAAGCGGGGCAAGAAGCAGTTCTGCGTGGGGCTGCTCACCAACGACGAGGGGTGTCCCGTGGCCGTGGAGGTGTTCCCCGGCGACGTGGGGGATCCCGAGACGCTGCGGGCCCAGATCGCCCGGGTCCGGGCTCGGTTCGGCATCGAGTACGTCGTGTTCGTCGGCGACCGGGGCATGATCGTCAAGGCCCGATTGAGCGACTTGGAGGCGGTGGGCTTCGGGTGGATCACGGCCCTGCGGGCGCCGGAGATCCAGAAGCTGCGGGATGAGGGGTTCTTTCAGCCGGGCCTGTTCGACCGGCGGGACCTGGCAGAGATCGCCGACCCCGAGCGGCCCGGGGAGCGGCTGGTGGTCTGCTACAATCCGCTGGTGGCCGAGGAGCGCCGGCAAAAGCGCGAGGCGCTGCTTTCGGCCACGGAGCGGGAGCTGGCCAAAATCGAAGCCCGGGTGCGCCGTCGCCGCCGCAAGCCCATGACGGCGGACGAGATCGGCGTGGCCGTGGGGAAGGTCCTGGGCCGCTGGAAGGTGGGCAAGCACTTCCAGCTGGAGATCCGCGACGGCCACTTCGCCTTCCGGCGCAAGGAGGCCTCCATCGCCCGGGAGGCGGAGCTGGACGGGTTTTACGTGCTGCGCACCAACGTGCCGGCCGACCGGATGGAGCCGGCCAAGGTGCAGGCCACGTACAAGTCGCTGCGGGCCCTGGAGCAAAACTTCCGCACGATGAAAAGCGCCCTGGACCTGCGTCCGGTCTACCATCGGCTGGAGGACCGGGTGCGGGCCCACGCCTTTTTGTGCATGCTGGCGTTGTACGTGCGCTGGCACATGGAGCGGGCGCTTGAGCCCCTGCTGGCGGAGGACCCTCGTCAGTCCTTCGAAGGGCTGATGATGCAGCTGGAGACGCTGCAGCGCCACACGGTCGAGGTGGCCGGTCAGGAAATCCAGATGCTCGGCGAGCCCGAGCCGCTGCACCAGCGGATCTTCCAGTTGCTGGGGGTTCCCCTGGCGTAG
- a CDS encoding ABC transporter ATP-binding protein: MPLLKIQDLEMQYTTRRGPIRAVVDANLALEPGESLGIVGESGSGKTSLAISIMKLLPDNARITRGHIYLDGQDLVPLPEHRMRRVRWQKVSMIFQAAMNSWNPVYTVGDQIVEVIQNHEPKVSRQQARERIAELFHMVGLSPERMDHYPHEYSGGMKQRAVIAMALACQPRLVIADEPTTALDVIVQERILQQLDGIRRRLGMTMIYISHDVAVIAEVSDRVAVMYAGRIVEVGRATEIFKRPRHPYTGGLMASFPSLTGPKRALVTIPGEPPNLLAPPAGCAFHPRCPYATERCRIEVPPLEAAPGDGSGHRVACWHPLSGQDVRADFEARAAAAASAGGVGR, encoded by the coding sequence TTGCCCCTCCTCAAGATCCAGGATCTCGAGATGCAGTACACCACCCGGCGGGGGCCCATCCGCGCCGTCGTCGATGCCAATCTGGCGCTGGAGCCCGGCGAGTCGCTGGGGATCGTGGGGGAGTCGGGCTCGGGCAAGACCTCGCTGGCCATCTCCATCATGAAGCTCCTGCCCGACAACGCCCGCATCACCCGGGGGCACATCTACCTGGACGGGCAGGATCTGGTGCCGCTCCCCGAACACCGGATGCGCCGGGTCCGCTGGCAGAAGGTGTCGATGATCTTCCAGGCCGCGATGAACTCGTGGAACCCGGTCTACACCGTGGGCGACCAGATCGTGGAGGTCATCCAGAACCACGAGCCCAAGGTGAGCCGGCAGCAGGCGCGCGAACGCATCGCGGAGCTCTTCCACATGGTGGGGCTGTCCCCGGAGCGCATGGATCACTATCCGCACGAGTACAGCGGCGGCATGAAGCAGCGGGCCGTCATCGCCATGGCCCTGGCCTGCCAGCCTCGCCTGGTCATCGCCGACGAGCCCACGACGGCCCTCGACGTCATCGTACAGGAGCGCATCCTGCAGCAGCTCGACGGCATCCGCCGGCGGCTGGGCATGACGATGATCTACATCTCCCACGACGTGGCCGTCATCGCCGAGGTGAGCGACCGGGTGGCGGTGATGTACGCAGGGCGCATCGTCGAGGTGGGGCGGGCCACCGAGATCTTCAAGCGCCCGCGCCATCCGTACACCGGTGGCCTCATGGCGTCGTTCCCCAGTCTGACGGGCCCCAAACGAGCCCTGGTCACCATCCCCGGGGAGCCTCCCAACCTGCTGGCACCGCCCGCTGGCTGCGCCTTCCACCCGCGCTGCCCGTACGCCACCGAGCGCTGCCGGATCGAGGTGCCACCGCTGGAGGCGGCGCCGGGTGACGGCAGCGGGCACCGGGTGGCCTGCTGGCACCCATTGAGCGGGCAGGACGTGCGGGCCGACTTCGAGGCCCGGGCGGCTGCGGCGGCCAGCGCAGGGGGGGTGGGGCGATGA
- a CDS encoding DUF1232 domain-containing protein: MRCPSCGQEILLAERCPYCRQPVDVRGSGPERQDAPKAAASDVTGRFVGPLSGGPSAEAQEVGRAPGRLSVVEWVRRLVHYVRDPGVSGWKRGLVAAGLLYVLLPLDLLPSLVLPGIGWLDDLAVVWLGLSLLQRELAAYVPGRRRSR; the protein is encoded by the coding sequence ATGCGCTGTCCGTCGTGCGGCCAGGAGATCCTGCTCGCCGAGCGGTGCCCGTACTGCCGCCAGCCCGTGGATGTCCGAGGGAGCGGCCCCGAGCGGCAGGACGCCCCCAAGGCCGCGGCGAGCGATGTGACGGGGCGCTTCGTCGGGCCCCTCTCGGGGGGACCGTCGGCCGAGGCTCAGGAGGTGGGGCGCGCCCCGGGGCGGCTCTCGGTCGTGGAGTGGGTGCGGCGGTTGGTCCACTACGTGCGGGATCCGGGCGTGTCGGGGTGGAAGCGAGGCCTCGTGGCGGCGGGGCTGCTGTACGTGCTGCTTCCCCTCGACTTGCTGCCGTCGCTGGTGTTGCCCGGCATCGGGTGGCTCGACGACCTGGCGGTGGTCTGGTTGGGGCTGTCGCTGCTGCAGCGGGAGCTGGCGGCCTACGTGCCGGGGCGTCGGCGGAGCCGCTGA
- a CDS encoding ABC transporter ATP-binding protein → MASSPVKSDSQVRGPSSRDDVLLEVRGLVKHFPISRGVIFSRQVGAVRAVDGIDFHIRRGETLGLVGESGCGKSTTGRLVLRLLEPTRGEVLFEGQNIFTLGREQMRRLRRQMQIIFQDPYASLNPRMTVGDIIGEPLVIHGLARGPAKERRVKELLEVVGLSGMHARRYPHEFSGGQRQRIGIARALAVNPKLIVADEPVSALDVSIQAQVINLLQDLQKEYGLTYLFIAHDLSVVKHISSRVAVMYLGKIVELADKHRLFSDPLHPYTQALMSAIPIPDPTVRRERIILQGDVPSPVNPPKGCRFHTRCPLAEEICKVKEPEFIDVGDGHYVACHLVKPGDVRTRDLARRVAAVQRQPQQVA, encoded by the coding sequence GTGGCAAGCAGCCCTGTCAAGAGCGACAGCCAGGTCCGGGGTCCGTCGAGCCGCGACGACGTGCTCCTGGAGGTGCGCGGCCTCGTCAAGCACTTCCCCATCAGTCGCGGCGTCATCTTCTCGCGGCAGGTCGGCGCCGTGCGCGCGGTCGACGGCATCGACTTCCACATCCGCCGGGGCGAGACCCTGGGGCTGGTGGGCGAGAGCGGCTGCGGCAAGTCGACCACCGGTCGTCTGGTGCTGCGGCTGCTGGAGCCCACCCGGGGCGAGGTGCTCTTCGAGGGCCAAAACATCTTCACGCTGGGTCGCGAGCAGATGCGCCGCCTGCGTCGCCAGATGCAGATCATCTTCCAGGACCCCTATGCCTCGCTCAATCCCCGGATGACGGTGGGCGACATCATCGGCGAGCCCCTGGTCATCCACGGGTTGGCCAGGGGGCCGGCCAAGGAGAGGCGGGTCAAGGAGCTGCTGGAGGTGGTAGGGTTGTCGGGCATGCACGCCCGGCGCTACCCCCACGAGTTCAGCGGCGGACAGCGGCAGCGCATCGGCATCGCCCGTGCCCTGGCCGTCAACCCCAAGCTCATCGTGGCCGACGAGCCGGTCTCGGCCCTGGACGTCTCCATCCAGGCCCAGGTCATCAATCTGCTGCAAGACCTGCAGAAGGAGTACGGGCTGACGTACCTCTTCATCGCCCACGACCTGTCGGTCGTCAAGCACATCTCCAGCCGCGTGGCCGTCATGTACCTGGGCAAGATCGTGGAGCTGGCCGACAAGCACCGCCTCTTCAGCGACCCGCTTCACCCCTACACGCAGGCGCTCATGTCGGCCATCCCCATCCCGGACCCGACGGTCCGGCGTGAGCGGATCATCCTGCAGGGTGACGTGCCGAGCCCGGTCAACCCCCCCAAGGGATGCCGGTTCCACACGCGCTGCCCGCTGGCAGAGGAGATTTGCAAGGTCAAGGAGCCGGAGTTCATCGACGTCGGCGACGGCCACTACGTGGCCTGCCACCTGGTGAAGCCGGGTGATGTGCGCACCCGCGACCTGGCGCGCCGGGTGGCTGCCGTCCAGCGGCAGCCCCAGCAGGTGGCATGA